From the Candidatus Pelagibacter sp. IMCC9063 genome, the window ATTGTATAATGCGGGATTGTCATCTATTCTAAAGTCCTCCCTGACCCATAAATAATTTTTTTTTGACATATAATTTCTTATATATAAATCAAGCTGTTTATTACATATTTTTGTTGATTTTATATCTTGCCATACAAGCTATTTTAGAGTGTATTAACCGAATATTAAAAAGGGGGACATTTTTTTTATGAGTGCACTATTAAACCAACATCTAGGAAAGAAGCTTAGACTTAGAAGAACTTCTCTAGGTCTTACACAAACACAAGTAGCACAAGCAATTAACGTTACATTTCAACAAATACAAAAATATGAAAAAGGAACTAATGGAGTTTCATCAGCTAGATTGTTGCAATTAGCTAATTTCTTAAAAGTTCCAATAAAATTCTTTTTTGAAGACTATCAAGACTTTTCCGAAACAACCCAAAATGACGGGACGCAAAGCCTCAATTATTCATTTTTAACTAAGCTATTTTCTGAATTGAGCTCTGATGAAAAGAGTAAGATAATTCAGTTTTTGAATACGAATAAAGAAGAAAGAAAAGTTATCTAATTTTTGGCTCCTCGAGCAGGACTCGAACCTGCGACCAATTGATTAACAGTCAACTGCTCTACCAACTGAGCTATCGAGGAATTTCAGCCACAATACAAATTTTTTTTACAAAAACAATATAAATATGGAGGCCACGTCCAGAATCGAACTGGAATAAAAGGATTTGCAATCCTCTGCGTAACCATTCCGCCACGTGGCCATATTTATTCAAAATATTTATTAATTCTGAAAGATGTATATATATATTTTAAAGACGTATAATCAATAATATGAAATTTGAAAATCAAAGAAATGAAATGGTTGAAAGCCAATTAAGACCAAATCTGGTGCTTAATGAAAATATTTTACAAGCATTTGGCACTGTAAAACGTGAAAAGTATTTTTCAACGAAACTCCAGTCAATTTCTTACATGG encodes:
- a CDS encoding helix-turn-helix domain-containing protein, producing the protein MSALLNQHLGKKLRLRRTSLGLTQTQVAQAINVTFQQIQKYEKGTNGVSSARLLQLANFLKVPIKFFFEDYQDFSETTQNDGTQSLNYSFLTKLFSELSSDEKSKIIQFLNTNKEERKVI